DNA from Serinibacter salmoneus:
GGGGTGATGTCGATCTCCAGCATCTCCGCCCCGAGTGCCCGGCCCAGCGCCCACGCATTGGACTTCGTGTGGTCGCTCGTGGCGAAGCCCGGCATCGTGACCGCGAGGATGTGCTCACGCGGCAGCCCGAGCCGGTCCACGGCCCGCGCGGCCACCAGCATCGCGTGGGTGGAGTCGAGCCCGCCAGAGACCCCGATCACCAGGCGCGGGTTGCCGATGGCGCGCATCCGCTGCTCCAGGCCGGCCACCTGGATCGAGTACGCCTCGTAGCAGTCCTGCGCGAGGCGAGCGGCGTCGTCGGGCACGAAGGGGTAGCGGTCCACCGCGCGGCGCAACCCGATGTCACCCGTGGGCGGGTCCAGGCGCACCTCGATCCGGCGGAAGGCCGAGACCCGGTCGGCGTGGGTGCGGCGGTTGTCGTCGAACGTGCCCTGCTGCAGTCGCTCCCGCCGCAGACCGGCGGCGTCGATGTCCACCACGCAGGCGCGTGGCCCGTCCGGGAAACGCTCGGTCTGTCCGAGCAATCGGCCGCGCTCGTAGACCATCGTCTGCCCGTCCCACGCGACCTCGTTCGTGGACTCCCCGGCGCCCGCGGCGGCGTAGGCGTAGGCGGCGAGGTACCGCGCCGAGGCGGAGCGGGCGAGGAGGTGACGGTCCTCGGCGCGCGCGATCGTGATCGGGCTCCCGGAGAGGTTCAGCAGGAGGGTCGCCCCCGCCAACGCGGCCTCCGCGGAGGGCGGGATCGGCACCCAGAAGTCCTCGCACACCTCCGCGTGCACCACCAGGCCCGGCACGTCCACGACGTCGAAGAGCAGATCCGGACCGAACGGCACCTCCCGGCCGGCAACCGTGATCGTGCCGCCCCGCTGGTCGTCCCCGGGTGCGTACCAGCGCCGCTCGTAGAACTCCCGATACGTCGGCAGCAGGGACTTCGGCGCCACCCCGAGCACCTCGCCCCGGTGGATCACCACCGCGCAGTTGTACAGCCGGCCGCCGTGTCGCAGCGGGGCCCCGACCACGATCATCGGCAGCAGGTCCGCGCTCTCGACGGCGATGGCGGCGATCGCGGACTCGGTCGCCTCCAGCACGGCATCGGCCAGAACGAGGTCCTCGATCGCGTACCCGACCAGGCCGAGCTCCCCGAACAGGGCGACGGCGACCCCCTCCTGCGACAGGTCGTGCACCTGGGCGAGGATCGCCTGGGCATTGGCGGCCGGGTCGGCGATCCGCACCGGATGGGTCACCGTGGCCACGCGGGCGAACCCGTGCCGGTAGGAGTTGCGGAAGTCCGTCATGTCACCAGTGTGCCGCGCAGCGCGGGCGGCCGGAGAGTCAGGCGTCGTCCTTCAGTGCGGACTTGAACCGCTGCTGCGCACCTTGTTTGGTCAGCCCGTACTGCGCGCCGATCGTGCGCCAGGGTGTGCCTGCCTCCCGCAGACTCCGGATCTGCTCGAGCTCGAGTTCCTC
Protein-coding regions in this window:
- a CDS encoding NAD(+) synthase, with product MTDFRNSYRHGFARVATVTHPVRIADPAANAQAILAQVHDLSQEGVAVALFGELGLVGYAIEDLVLADAVLEATESAIAAIAVESADLLPMIVVGAPLRHGGRLYNCAVVIHRGEVLGVAPKSLLPTYREFYERRWYAPGDDQRGGTITVAGREVPFGPDLLFDVVDVPGLVVHAEVCEDFWVPIPPSAEAALAGATLLLNLSGSPITIARAEDRHLLARSASARYLAAYAYAAAGAGESTNEVAWDGQTMVYERGRLLGQTERFPDGPRACVVDIDAAGLRRERLQQGTFDDNRRTHADRVSAFRRIEVRLDPPTGDIGLRRAVDRYPFVPDDAARLAQDCYEAYSIQVAGLEQRMRAIGNPRLVIGVSGGLDSTHAMLVAARAVDRLGLPREHILAVTMPGFATSDHTKSNAWALGRALGAEMLEIDITPAAREMLTRIGHPFAGGEPVYDVTFENVQAGLRTDYLFRLANQRGGIVVGTGDLSEMALGWCTYGVGDQMSHYAVNTGVPKTLIQHLIRWVISTEQFDASTDAVLQSVLDTEISPELVPAGADGAVQSTEATIGPYALHDFALHHTVRLGRAPSTIAFLAEHAWRSAEHGAWPPGYPESARVAYQLPEIRYWLEVFLKRFFGFSQFKRTAIPNGPKVSPAGALSPRGDWRAPSDGNATVWLAELAAALDGVAQAERPSASP